A single window of Coffea eugenioides isolate CCC68of chromosome 7, Ceug_1.0, whole genome shotgun sequence DNA harbors:
- the LOC113776841 gene encoding glucan endo-1,3-beta-glucosidase 8-like, protein MNGFNLLIYAISFLSLETIDVEGYLGINWGRLATQRMIPSMVVDLLMQNKINYVKVYSASDNVLEAFSATDMGLEVTMPNVYTQKLKNQADVIDWVVQIIVTHPNVHFMYVCIGTQPLSIRFSNQTYPEAIQVLDWTQRALNLMNKSEIKATMSHFTDVLIPVKKPSEGAFRADLEPNMTRSCQILQSYNAPIGLDVFPLLSVNDLFNSDTEFAFFENNSTSVFKDGDKTYSNAFEVMYDMFDVALEKVGCPNMTIIVDAIGWPTDGIKDGNIPNAQRFHQGLAKFVASKKGTPRRPGPIDVYIHNLSDENKINKSTGSFRRHWGIYKFDGQPKFNFDLQGLGRDVKLVPAVGITHMPKRWCIVNGDVGNDIDNTTRENFLDACNSIVDCTAMEAGASCSNLTETQKLSYVFNMGFQTAAQDVYNKSCYYNGYGKIVSDDPSTPSCTFPVEILAAEIPNFNGYARSLARALMPSSISLMIAVVQTLFM, encoded by the exons ATGAACGGCTTCAATCTCTTAATATATGCAATTTCATTTCTTTCATTGGAGACCATTGATGTAGAGGGTTATTTGGGTATTAATTGGGGAAGGTTGGCAACACAAAGAATGATACCATCCATGGTGGTTGACTTGTTGATGCAAAACAAGATCAATTACGTGAAGGTTTACAGTGCAAGTGACAATGTCTTGGAAGCCTTTTCAGCGACAGACATGGGACTGGAAGTCACAATGCCTAATGTATATACACAGAAGCTGAAAAATCAGGCTGATGTGATCGACTGGGTGGTTCAGATTATTGTAACGCATCCCAATGTCCATTTCAT gTATGTTTGCATTGGGACGCAGCCATTATCGATAAgattttccaatcaaacatatCCCGAAGCTATTCAAGTATTGGATTGGACGCAAAGAGCTCTTAATTTAATGAATAAAAGTGAAATTAAAGCAACAATGAGTCATTTCACTGATGTCCTCATCCCTGTAAAGAAACCATCAGAGGGCGCTTTCAGAGCAGATTTAGAGCCAAACATGACTAGGTCATGTCAGATTCTGCAGAGCTACAATGCTCCAATTGGACTAGATGTTTTCCCACTCCTGAGTGTTAATGATCTGTTCAACAGTGACACCGAATTTGCGTTCTTTGAGAACAACTCCACCTCAGTTTTCAAAGACGGGGACAAGACCTACTCCAATGCTTTTGAGGTTATGTATGATATGTTCGATGTTGCATTAGAGAAAGTGGGGTGTCCAAACATGACAATCATTGTAGATGCAATTGGATGGCCAACAGATGGAATAAAAGATGGGAATATCCCAAATGCACAGAGATTCCATCAGGGCTTAGCTAAATTTGTAGCAAGTAAGAAAGGCACTCCTCGTCGTCCTGGTCCGATTGATGTCTACATCCATAATTTGTCTGATGAAAATAAGATAAACAAGAGTACCGGATCCTTCAGGCGACACTGGGGCATCTACAAATTTGATGGACAGCCTAAGTTTAACTTTGATCTACAGGGGCTTGGGCGTGATGTGAAGTTAGTACCAGCTGTAGGCATTACACATATGCCTAAAAGGTGGTGCATCGTCAACGGTGATGTTGGAAATGATATTGATAATACaacaagagaaaattttttGGATGCATGTAACAGTATTGTAGATTGCACTGCAATGGAAGCGGGAGCGTCATGCAGCAATCTGACAGAAACACAGAAGCTTTCGTATGTTTTTAATATGGGCTTCCAGACGGCAGCTCAAGATGTGTACAACAAATCGTGTTATTACAATGGATATGGTAAGATAGTCTCAGATGATCCTTCAACTCCATCCTGCACATTCCCTGTTGAAATATTAGCTGCTGAGATCCCTAATTTTAATGGATATGCACGAAGCCTGGCTCGTGCTCTCATGCCATCATCGATATCATTGATGATTGCTGTTGTGCAGACGTTGTTCATGTGA
- the LOC113776842 gene encoding glucan endo-1,3-beta-glucosidase 8-like → MIPSMVVDLLMQNKINYVKLFSASDNVLEAFSATDIGLEITMPNQSTQKMKTQADVDEWVVQIIVSHPNVHFTYVCIGTQPLSTRFFNQTYPEAIQVLDWMQQALNLMNKSEIKATMSHFTDVLIHAKKPSEGAFRKDLEPNITRSCQILQSNNAPIGVVIFPLVNVNDLFNGDTEFAFLENNSTSVFKDGDKTYSNVVEVMYDMFDVALEKVGCPNMTIIIDAIGWPTDGIKDGNIPNAQRFYQGLAKFVASKKGTPRRPGPIDVYIHNLSDENKINKNAGSFMRHWGIYKFDGQPKFNFDLQGLGRDVKLVPAIGITHMPKRWCIFNDRYTSDIGKVAYNVFDDQVKYACDTADCTALDPGGSCSNLTYMQRLSYAFNVGFQKAAQSVYNKSCYYNGYGKIVSEDPSTPSCTFPVEILAAEIPNFTGYARSLAHALKPSSISLMTVVVQALYICFTLMCTC, encoded by the exons ATGATACCATCCATGGTGGTTGACTTGCTGATGCAAAACAAGATCAATTACGTCAAGCTTTTCAGTGCAAGTGACAATGTCTTGGAAGCCTTTTCAGCGACTGACATTGGACTGGAAATCACAATGCCTAATCAATCTACACAGAAGATGAAAACTCAGGCTGATGTGGATGAGTGGGTGGTTCAGATTATTGTAAGCCATCCCAATGTCCATTTCAC gtATGTTTGCATTGGGACGCAGCCATTATCGACAAGATTTTTCAATCAAACATATCCCGAAGCTATTCAGGTATTGGACTGGATGCAACAAGCTCTTAATTTAATGAATAAAAGTGAAATTAAAGCAACAATGAGTCATTTCACTGATGTCCTCATCCATGCAAAGAAACCATCAGAGGGTGCTTTCAGAAAAGATTTAGAGCCAAACATTACTAGGTCATGCCAGATTCTGCAGAGCAACAATGCTCCAATTGGAGTGGTTATTTTCCCACTCGTTAATGTTAATGATTTGTTCAACGGTGACACTGAATTTGCATTTCTTGAGAACAACTCCACCTCAGTGTTCAAAGATGGGGACAAAACCTATTCAAATGTCGTAGAGGTCATGTATGATATGTTCGATGTTGCATTAGAGAAAGTGGGGTGTCCAAACATGACAATCATTATAGATGCAATTGGATGGCCAACAGATGGAATAAAAGATGGAAACATCCCAAATGCACAGAGATTTTATCAGGGCTTGGCTAAATTTGTAGCTAGTAAGAAAGGAACTCCTCGACGTCCTGGTCCGATTGATGTCTATATCCATAATTTATCTGATGAAAATAAGATAAACAAGAATGCCGGGTCTTTCATGCGACACTGGGGTATCTACAAATTTGATGGACAGCCTAAGTTTAACTTTGATCTTCAGGGGCTTGGGCGCGATGTCAAGCTAGTACCAGCTATAGGCATTACACATATGCCTAAAAGGTGGTGCATTTTCAATGACCGATACACATCAGATATTGGTAAAGTTGCTTATAATGTTTTTGATGATCAAGTAAAGTACGCATGTGACACTGCAGATTGCACGGCATTGGATCCTGGAGGTTCATGCAGCAATTTGACATACATGCAGAGGCTTTCGTATGCCTTTAATGTGGGCTTCCAAAAGGCTGCTCAAAGTGTGTACAACAAATCGTGTTATTACAACGGATATGGTAAGATAGTCTCAGAAGATCCTTCAACTCCATCCTGCACATTCCCTGTGGAAATATTAGCTGCTGAGATCCCTAATTTTACTGGATACGCACGAAGCCTGGCTCATGCTCTCAAGCCATCATCGATATCATTGATGACTGTTGTCGTGCAGGCGTTGTACATCTGCTTCACTTTAATGTGTACATGCTGA
- the LOC113776843 gene encoding glucan endo-1,3-beta-glucosidase 8-like: protein MSHFTDVLIPVKKPSEGAFREDLKPNMTRSCQILQSYNAPIGLDVFPLLSVNDLFNGDTEFTFFEHKSTSVFKDRDKTYSNGFEVMYDMFDVALEKVGCPNMTIIIDAIGWPTDGIKDGNIPNAQRFHQGLAKFVASKKGTPRRPGPVDVYIRNLSDENKINKSTGSFRRHWGIYKFDRQPKFNFDLQGLGHDVKLVPAVGITHMPKRWCIVNGDVANDINNTTRENFLDTCDSIVDCTAMEAGASCSNLTKTQ from the coding sequence ATGAGTCATTTCACGGACGTCCTCATCCCTGTAAAAAAACCATCAGAGGGTGCTTTCAGAGAAGATTTAAAGCCAAACATGACTAGGTCATGTCAGATTCTGCAGAGCTACAATGCTCCAATTGGACTAGATGTTTTCCCACTCCTGAGTGTTAATGATCTGTTCAACGGTGACACCGAATTTACATTTTTTGAGCACAAATCCACCTCAGTTTTCAAAGACAGGGACAAGACCTACTCCAATGGTTTTGAGGTTATGTATGATATGTTCGATGTTGCATTAGAGAAAGTGGGGTGTCCAAACATGACAATCATTATAGATGCAATTGGATGGCCAACAGATGGAATAAAAGATGGGAACATCCCAAATGCACAGAGATTCCATCAGGGCTTAGCTAAATTTGTAGCAAGTAAGAAAGGAACTCCTCGACGTCCTGGTCCAGTTGATGTTTACATCCGTAATTTGTCTGATGAAAATAAGATAAACAAGAGTACCGGATCCTTCAGGCGACACTGGGGCATCTACAAATTTGATAGACAGCCTAAGTTTAACTTTGATCTACAGGGGCTTGGGCATGATGTGAAGTTAGTACCAGCTGTAGGCATTACACATATGCCTAAAAGATGGTGCATTGTCAACGGTGATGTTGCAAATGATATTAATAATACaacaagagaaaattttttGGATACATGTGACAGTATTGTAGATTGCACAGCAATGGAAGCTGGAGCGTCATGCAGCAATCTGACAAAAACACAGTAG
- the LOC113776845 gene encoding glucan endo-1,3-beta-glucosidase 8-like has protein sequence MSHFTDVLIPVKKPSEGAFREDLKPNMTRSCQILQSYNTPIGLDVFPLLSVNDLFNGDTEFTFFEHKSTSVFKDRDKTYSNGFEVMYDMFDVALEKVGCPNMTIIIDAIGWPTDGIKDGNIPNAQRFHQGLAKFVASKKGTPRRPGPVDVYIRNLSDENKINKSTGSFRRHWGIYKFDRQPKFNFDLQGLGHDVKLVPAVGITHMPKRWCIVNGDVANDINNTTRENFLDACDSIVDCTAMEAGASCSNLTKTQ, from the coding sequence ATGAGTCATTTCACGGACGTCCTCATCCCTGTAAAAAAACCATCAGAGGGTGCTTTCAGAGAAGATTTAAAGCCAAACATGACTAGGTCATGTCAGATTCTGCAGAGCTACAATACTCCAATTGGACTAGATGTTTTCCCACTCCTGAGTGTTAATGATCTGTTCAACGGTGACACCGAATTTACATTTTTTGAGCACAAATCCACCTCAGTTTTCAAAGACAGGGACAAGACCTACTCCAATGGTTTTGAGGTTATGTATGATATGTTCGATGTTGCATTAGAGAAAGTGGGGTGTCCAAACATGACAATCATTATAGATGCAATTGGATGGCCAACAGATGGAATAAAAGATGGGAACATCCCAAATGCACAGAGATTCCATCAGGGCTTAGCTAAATTTGTAGCAAGTAAGAAAGGAACTCCTCGACGTCCTGGTCCAGTTGATGTTTACATCCGTAATTTGTCTGATGAAAATAAGATAAACAAGAGTACCGGATCCTTCAGGCGACACTGGGGCATCTACAAATTTGATAGACAGCCTAAGTTTAACTTTGATCTACAGGGGCTTGGGCATGATGTGAAGTTAGTACCAGCTGTAGGCATTACACATATGCCTAAAAGATGGTGCATTGTCAACGGTGATGTTGCAAATGATATTAATAATACaacaagagaaaattttttGGATGCATGTGACAGTATTGTAGATTGCACAGCAATGGAAGCTGGAGCGTCATGCAGCAATCTGACAAAAACACAGTAG